The genomic stretch CGATCTGCGCCTCATCCGTGTGCTGATCCGTCTGGGGCACAAGGTCATCCTGGCTCTGAAGGAAGGCTTTTGTCTGGACAGCACCGTGATCTGGGACGCAGAGCACGACAAGGCCCTGCAGGACGCCCTGGGCGAGGCTCTCTTTGTGGAAAACAGCCGCATGAGCAAGAACGAACTCCTGCGCGCCCAGCGCGAGAGCCCGCTTCTGGTCATCTCCGACGGCACCCGCGAGCGGCTCAATCTGTGGCGCACCAGTGTGACTTTCGCCCGCTCCTGGAAAGAGGCGGACCTGATCATTGCCAAGGATTTCCCCCATCATCGCAGGCTGATCAAGAATTCCCACCTCTTCACGCGCGACATTCTCTGCCTGTACCGGGACCGGGACGGGTTGGACCAGGTCCGCTTCAAGGAAAAATCATCGCGCGTGACCAAGATCACCGAATCCCAGATCGTGGCCCAGTCCGACGCCATCATCGCGCAGATGCGCACGGCCAGGGGAATGGGCCGTCAGGTCATGTTCTACAGCGCCATCATCGGCAGCATACCGGGGCAGACCAAGGTCGCCCTTGGCGTCGTGAACACTTTTGTCTCCCATTTGCGGTCCAGGCACGCCAACCTCCTGATCATCAACCCCGCCGAACACTTCGTGGAAGGGATGGACGGGGATGATCTCATGTACATGTGGGAGCGGGTCCAGCGCAGCGGGTTCATCGATGTCTGGCGTTTCCAGACCGTGGCCGACATCGAGACCAGCTTCGAACTGATGGGCGAGGCGGTCCCCGCGGAATGGCACGGCAAGGATTCGACCTTCTCCACCGGCTGCACCAAGGAGATGAACATCGCCCTTGAAATGCAGCAGAAGCATCCTGAAATGCAGATCATCGGCCCTGATCCCAAGCGTTTCTTCAGGCGCATGGAGTACGGGGTTGGCAAGTATTTCGATGCGCGCATCACGGACAAGGGGCGCAGCCTGTGAGGAGACTGCTTGCGGCGTGTCTGTGTCTGGCGCTGCTGTGCGCCTGCGCCGTGGCGCCCAGGCAGCCCCTGCTTGTGGAGCAGAGGCCCGGGGGGGATCTTGCGGCGCGTGTCGCGGCCACTGCGGCTGATGATCCGGCCGCGCTGACCCGGGCCATCGAGCACTCCCTGGCCTACGTGCGTACCCGTCCCGCGGACAGCAAGCCTTTCGGTACGGACGGCCCGGCGTGCACATGGGGGGAGCTTGGAGACTCGCTGGAGCACATGCGGCTGCTCGTCCCCAGGCTCGCGGAAGATCCGGAACTTTTGACCCGGGAGTTCCGCTGGCTCGAAGTCCGGCCAAAGCCGCTCATGACCGGCTACTACGAGCCATGGATGGATGGCAGCCTTGAGCCGGACCCGCGATTTCCGGTGCCCATATACGGACTCCCGGCCGATTTGCGCAGCGCCGATCTGGGCCGGTTTCATCCGCGCTGGAAAGGGCAGCGGCTGACCTATCGCCTGGATGAAAAGGGCATCGCGCCGTATCATTCGAGGGAGGAGATCGACGTCCAGGGCGCTCTGGCCCAGACGGAGACGCCCATCGCCTGGACCCGCGATTTCGTCGACGTCTTCTTTTTGCAGGTGCAGGGCTCGGGCCGGTTGAACCTGCCGGACGGCTCGGTGCGCCATGTCCTTTACGCAGGCAAGAACGGTCACGAATACGTTTCCCTGGGCAAGGTCATGATCGAACGCGGGCTTGTCCCGGCGGAGGAGATGTCCATGCAGCGCATCCGGGCCTATCTGCGCGAGCATCCGCACGAAGTCCGGGAACTTCTGAACACCAACCCGAGCTACGTCTTTTTCCGGCTGGCGCAGGATGGACCGCTTGGGGCCATGGGGCGAACATTGACGCCGATGGTCAGCATGGCTACTGATTCAGCCTTTCTGCCCCTTGGCACGATCCTGGCCGTGGATGCCGCGCTGCCGGATGCGGGCGGCACGGAAACACGGACGGCGTTTCTGGGATTGGCCCAGGACCGTGGCGGCGCCATCAAGGGCAGCCGCCTGGATCTTTTTTGCGGCGCGGGGCAGAGGGCCGAATTTCTGGCCGGGCATCTGCAAGCCGAAAGCCGCGTCTATCTTCTGCTCAAGAAATAAGGAATGATCATGCAGCCCATGGACCCCCTGACTCTGAAGGATCTTTTGCGTCAGGCCTGGACGGCGCAGCTCGAGAGCGTCGCCCTGTGGCATGAAGAGGAGGCCCCGGCGGACCTCCCGGCGCGTCCCGGCGACGGGCTGGTGGGACTTGTCCTGCGCCAGCATCTGAAGAATTTTCTGCTCTGGCACGTCGAGGACAGGGCCAGGCGCAAGGATGTGGACGACAGCGTCATCACCGGCTGCAAGCGTGAGATCGACGGTCTCAACCAGCAGCGAAACGATCTCATGGAGCAGGTCGATGCCTGGCTGGTGCGTGCCGTGGCCGCTTTTGCCGCCCAGAAGGCTCTGCCCGAGGAGTCGCGCCGCTTCAATACCGAGACGCTGGGCGCGGCTCTGGATCGCCTCTCCATTCTGAGCCTCAAGATTTTTCACATGCGCGAGCAAACGGGTCGCGTGGACGTGGACGCCGGGCACCTTGAGAGCTGCCGGGACAGGCTCGCCCTGCTTGAAGCCCAGCACCGGGACCTCTCCCGGTCCATTCTGGAGCTGATCGACGACTACGCCCAGGGCGTAAAAAGCCCGAAGGTCTATTTTCAGTGCAAAATGTATAACGATCCGGCCCTCAATCCGGAATTGTATGCCGCAAAGCCTGTCGCGGGCTGACGCGGGAAGGAGCCAGTATGCGCGATTACGAAGTGGTCATCGGCCTTGAAGTCCATGCCCAGCTGAGGACCAGGAGCAAGATCTTCTGCTCCTGTTCGACCCAGTTCGGGGCCGGGCCCAATGAGAATACCTGTCCGGTCTGCACCGGGATGCCGGGCCAACTGCCCGTCCTGAACGCCCGGGCCGTGGAATACGCGGTCAAGATGGCCATGGCCGTGGATTGCACCGTCAATCGTCGCTCCCTTTTCGCGCGCAAGAACTACTTTTATCCCGACCTGCCCATGGGCTACCAGATATCGCAGTTCGAGCTGCCCGTGGCCGAGCACGGACACATCGTCATCCACACGGAAAAGGGGGAGAAGCGCATCGGCATCACCCGCATCCACATGGAGAACGACGCGGGCAAGAACATTCATTCATCTACAGACAACGCGTCCTACGTGGACCTGAACCGGGCCGGAGTGCCGCTCATCGAAATCGTCAGCGAGCCGGACATGCGTTCCGCCGAGGAGGCCGTGGCCTACCTGAAGAGCCTGCGCGCCATTCTGGTTTATCTGGGCATCTGTGACGGCAATCTGGAGGAAGGGAGCTTTCGCTGCGACGCCAACGTATCCATTCGCCCTCGTGGGCAGGAGGAATTCGGCACCCGCGCGGAACTCAAGAACATGAACTCTTTCCGCAACATCCAGCGCGCCATCGAGTACGAGGTGGAGCGGCAGATCGATCTGGTCGAGGACGGGGAGCAGGTCATACAGGAGACCCGGCTTTTCGATACGGTCAAGGGCGTGACCCGCTCCATGCGCGGCAAGGAGGAGGCTCACGACTATCGCTATTTTCCCGATCCGGATCTTTTGCCCCTGATCATCGAGGAAGAGTGGATGGACAAGTGGCGGGCCGAGCTGCCGGAGTTGCCCGAGGCCCGCTGTCTTCGTTTCCAGGATGTTTTGGGGCTGCCCGTTTACGACGCCCAGGTGCTGACGGCGGAAAAAGAGGTGGCCGACTATTTTGAGACCGCGCTTGCGACCCACAACGAGCCCAAGAAGATCTCGAACTGGGTCATGGGCGAGGTTTTGCGCGAGCTGAACGACCGCGGCGTGACGCTGGACGGATGCAAGCTTCGGCCGGAGGATCTGGCCGGGCTGGTCAAGCTTGTCGATGACGGCGTGATAAGCGGCAGCATGGCCAAGGGCGTGTTCAAGGAACTTTTCGAGACCGGCGGCGATCCCGAGGCCTACGTCAAGGCCAAGGGCCTGGTGCAGATTTCGGACACTTCGGCCATCGAAGGCCTGGTCGACGAGGTTCTGGCCGAGAATCCGTCGGAAGTTGAGCGGTACAAGGGCGGTGACAAGAAGCTGACCGGCTTCTTTGTCGGCCAGGTCATGAAGAAATCCAAGGGCAAGGCCAACCCGGGGCTGGTCAATCAGCTCCTGGCCAAGAAGATGGGCTAGGCGGAATCGAAAGGCTTCACAAAAAAACGAAACGGGCGGCTCAAGGGTCGCCCGTTTGCGTTTGAGCGCAAGGGCGCTGCAATTCTCCCTTCGTCATCATGCTATTGCCGCAAAGTGTCCCCAGATAGGTAGGCGGGATGGACCAAACCATTTTCCTGCACCTGTCCGCAAGAATGACATCCCCCGCCAGCACCTCAAGACCCGCTGTCGGCATGGCCCTCGGCCTCGTCGGCTGTCTGACTGAGCCAGGCATCGTTTGCTGAATCGCAGCCTGGTGCGTCGCCCTGATTGCCCGCCCTGCAGGCTGCGATTCAACTCTACGAGGCCGGTGAAGGAGTTCCGGCGGGGCCGAGGGCCGTGCCGACAGTGGGTCGCGGGCCGCACATCGCGGAATCTCCCGGCCTCCTATCTCTGCATGAGCGCCGCGGTCAGTTGCACGGCTTTTACCATGTCGTCGATCCGGATGAACTCGTCCGTGGTGTGCACCCGGTTCATGCCGATACCAAGGTTGATGCAGGACAGGCCCTGGCCGGAGAAGATGTTGGCGTCGCTGCCGCCACCCGTGCCCTTGACCGCGGCGATGAGGTTCAGATCGTTGCAGGCATGCAGGGCGCGATGCAGGAGTTTGCTGTCGGCGGGGACGTCCATGGCAGGGTAGGAGATTTCATGGCTGAAATCGAAGTTTCCGCCCGCTTCCTGGGCCGCTTCGACGCAACACAGGCGCATGTGTTCGATCTGGGCCATGAGCCTTGCGTTGCTCTGTGCCCGGGCCTCTCCGGTCAGGGTCACGCTGTCCGGGACGATGTTCGTCTGTCCGCCGCCCTCGATGCGTCCGAGATTGGCTACGGTCTCCTCGTCGATGCGCAGAAGCTTCATGCGGCTGATCGCATTGGCTGCCATCTGGATGGCGCTGATCCCTTTTTCAGGCTCGATGCCGGCATGGGCCGAGCGCCCATGGAAGGTTATGGTCATGCCGGCCTTGGATGGCGCGCGGACAATGATGGTGCCGACGTCCCCGCTCGAATCGAGGACCACGACCTCCCGGGCCTTGACCCGTGAAAAGTCCATGTGCTTGGCCCCAAACATCCCGGACTCTTCACAGACCGTGAACAGCAGGAAAAGTTCGGGGTGGGGGATGCCGTCCTCCTCAAGATGGAAGAGGGCTTCAAGAATGGCGCTGATGCCGGCCTTGTCGTCGCCGCCGAGGACCGTGTTCGAGGCGGAGCGGATGATTCCGTCGGTCAGGACGGGTTCAACGCCCAGGCAGGGATCCACGCAGTCCATGTGTGCCGAGAACGCCATGGCGTCGCCGGGGCCGGTGGCGGGCACGCGGACAATGACGTTGCCTGAGTTGCCGCCGAAAAAAGTGCCCGCGTTGTCGACGTGGACGTCATAGCCCCGGGCACGGAGCAGGGCGCACAGATGGTCGGTCACGGGTTTCTCCTGTCCGGAGGGACTGTCGAGGCGGACCAGGTCGAAAAATGTGTTTATCAGTCGATCTTTATTTATCATGGGGATGCGGTTCCTTGTGGATGGGAGTTGCCGGGATCATTGCTTTTTGAGTAGAAAAGGTCAACAATTCAGAAACGACGCGGCACTGGCCTGGCAATGTCCGCCCTCAATTTCGCTTCGCGAAACCATATGGACTGTCGGCGGAAAATTCAATGAAACAGGGAGCATTCATGCAAAGAGAGAATATGGTTGAAACACACAGTACATTCATGGGCTATCTGCTCTGGGTTTTCGGATTCACCGGCGCGCACCGTTTTTATTATGGACGCCCCATTTCCGGGACGATCTATTTTTTCACCCTGGGCCTTCTTTTCATCGGCTGGATCGTGGACCTTTTTCTGATCCCGTCCATGGAACGCTCGGCCGCGCTGCGTTTTCGGCCCGGACGCATCGATTATTCCCTGGCCTGGATTCTGCTCACCTTTCTTGGTGTTCTGGGCGTGCACCGCATGTACATGGGCAAGTGGGTTACGGGTGTCCTGTACATGCTGACCGGAGGATTCTTTCTGATTGGGTACATCTATGATTTCTGGACATTGAACGATCAGATCACGGTCCTGAACGCCTCCAACGGCTAGCAGCCTGTCCCGAAACGACGATCTGAGCCATCACTGCTAAAAGGGTCCAGGCCCGAAGCGTAGGTAATGATACGTTTCAGGCCTGGATTTTCTTTGTTCCTCGACTTCTCCATTGTTTGCCGGCCGGGCAGTTGCAACTTTCAATAGCCGGTGGGGAAGTGCGGGCGTTTCTAGTTCCGTCTTGTCGGGGCGGTGCTCGAAAACCATTTGCGGGCCAGGGCATCGAGTTTTCCTTCAGCCTGAAGATCCCGTAGCGCCCCGTTTATTCTACTGAGCAATTCGGGGTGGCCCTTACGGAGCGCGATGGCGACATCGGAGCCAGGGTCCGGATTGATGAGCGTCCGGATTTCAAGCCCCCTCAGGGCGGCCAGGTATTTGCCGACTTCAAGCGGCATGATGGCGGCCGCTGTTTCTCCGCGAGCCAGCAGGTCCATGGACTCTTCCTTGCTCCCGGTCTGCATGATGCGGATTTTCTGATGGATGCCCACTTCTTTCCAGCGCAATTCCACAAAGGAATGCCTGTCTCCGGTTATGACGAGCCCGAACAGGTCCTCGACCCTGGACACGGTGCTGTTTGCCAGGACAAAGACCACGTCGTGGCGCGTGGCGTAGGGTGTGGAGAACTCGAAATATCCGTGGCGGAAAGCGTTGACCTCCATGCCCACGACCATGTCGATCCGGTCGAAGAGGAGCATGTTTATGACATCGTCCCACTTGCCCTGCTTAAAACGGGCCGCAACCCCAAGCCGGGCACAGACTGCCTTTGCAACGTCCACATCGAATCCGGCAGGTTCGTCATCAATGGCGAACTGATACGGCGGGAACCCGATCGCGACGCCGCAGGTCAGCGATTCCTGGGCCAGTCCGGAAACGGAGCCCAGACAAATGATCAGGACGAGAGATGATAAAATTCGAATCATGGGGACTCCACGGGAATTGAGGGGCGTCATTGCGAGTATCTACCCAATCCTCCGTGGTTGAACAAGGCCGGGATGCAAACTTTTACGGTCTGTCGTCGGCAATCCTGGCGCCCGGAAATGAGAAACCCGGCCGGGCCGGGTTTGTGTCCTAGTTCTGATCGGGATTGAGTATCTTCTTGTCGAGCGCGAAGACCGCTCCAATGAGCAGCAGGACGAACACGATGAAGGAGAAGAATCCGAACCCTCCGGACGAAGGGGCTTCAGCCGCCTCGCCGTGGCCTTCAGCCTTGGCCTTTTCCACGGCGGGTTCCGTATGGGCGGCGTCGGCAGGCTCCGCATGGGCCGGTTCCGCGTGAGCCGGTTCCGCATGGGCGACGACATCTTTTGCGGGCTCGGCGTGCATGGCGGCGTCGGCGTGGGCCGGGGGCGTCACTCCACCCAGAAGCTCGGTCTGACGTGGATGAGTGCCCAGAATGTTCACCTTGCCGGTCAGGATGTCGTACACGGCCCCAACCACCACGACGCGGCCGTCTTTGGCGCGGTCGGCGATGGCGTGGCTCTTGCCCAGGAGATCTTCGATGGCTTGCCAGACATTGGCTTCAATGGCCTTGACGATGAGTTCGGGTGTGTCGGCGTCGGGGTGCTCGTGGCGGGCCTTTTCCACCGCAGGCACGATGTTGTCCACCAGGGCGGGGATGCTGCCATGGACCTCGGCTCCGGTGGTCACGGCCGTGACGGCGCCGCAATAGGTGTGCCCGAGCACCATCAGCACCGGTGTGCCGAGGTGATCCACTCCATATTCGGCGGACCCGATTTCATCGGTGTCGGCCACGTTGCCGGCCACCTTGATGACGAACAAATCTCCGACGCCCTGATCAAAAAGAATTTCAACGGGGACTCTCGAATCCGAGCAGGCGATGACCGTCGCGAAGGGGGCCTGTCCCTCAGTGGTGGTCAGCAGGCGTCTGGAAAAACTGGTGTTGGGGTGGGTCGATTGGCCCAGGGCGAAGCGCAGGTTGCCCTCGGTAAGCATCTTGAGCCCTGTATCGGGACTTACGGGGTGGACGCCGGGAGCTGACGCCATGGCCGCAAACGGAGCAAGGACGAGCAGAAATGCCAGGACAAAACGTTTGATGTACATGTTGAACCCCTGATTGAATGTTTGAGGTGAGCAGCCTTGGCTGCGATCTTGTGCGTGAATGATGCGTGACTGATGCTTGAGAAAAGGTTCTCGATTTTAGCGCAGCTTCCGGTGCATTTCAAGGAGTGTTGCGGGGAAAAAGTCTCTTTTGCCGGGGGAGACGCAACTGGGCCGGCAATCAAAAAAGCGGCGCAAGGCCGAAGCCATGCGCCGCTTGCAAACGGAGTTTAAGTGCCCGCGCGACTAGGCTTTGAGCACGGTCTTGTCCATGAACACGATCACACCGATAAGGGCAGCGATGAATACCAGGACAAGCATGAAACCCGAACCTCCGGATTCCTGTCCGGCCTGGGCGTCCTCGGCGGGTGCGGCGTGTGCGGCTTCGGCGGGAGCAGCGTGGTTTTCCGTCTGTGCGGCGTCTTCCTGCACCACGGCTTCATGGGTTTCGGTGGCGGCCTTTTCTTCCGTCACGGCCGCCTGCGGTTCGGTCGCGGCTTCTGTTTCGGGAGCGACTTCTGAAGCGGGTTCAGCCGCCCCTTCGGTCTCGGTTCCGGAAGGCTGCGAGAGCAGGTACTGTCCGACCAGAATCTGCAGTTCGGGGTGAGCGCCCAGGACCTTGACGGCTCCGCTCTGCGCGTCGACCGTGGCTCCCACGGCTGAAATCTGGCCCTTCAGCACCGCATGGATCAGGTCGGGAGAAGCCACCAGCGTATTGGCATAAACCGTCCACACCGCGTCTTCGGTCAGTCCGAGAACAACGACCAGGGGCGCGGTGAGATCCACAGCCTGCACGGCAATGCCGGTCGTGGGTCCAAAGCCGCCTTCGGGCTTGACCACGGCGAGCTGTGATTCGCTGAGGCCGAAGAGTTCGGTTGCGGGCACGGAAATGGCCGGATCGGCGATGACGATGGCCAGGGGAGCCGGGGCAAGGCTCTGCTCCAGGACGAATTTTTCATTGCCCAGGGACAGGGCCTTGAGGGCAGCCTCGGGAGCGGCGGCCAGAGCGGACACGGCAACGGCACAAAAGAGCACCGTCAGGGAGAGGATTCTTTTCATGTACGGTTTCCTTATGAAATGAAGTTTGTGGTCTCAAAGAGCGCCCAGGTCCGAATCATCCCCGGAGCACAAGCCTTGTTTGTACGCTTCGATGGCGTCCTTGTACGCGCTGGCCAGGACGTCGCTCCCGCAGTACCTGCAGGAGATGCGCGCCACGGCTCACCTGCCCGTGATCCGCGCGGGCTTGCCGCAGATCGGGCAGGTGATGTCGTCGATATCGCGGGAGTTACCCTCGTGCATCATTTTTCCAGCTGCTGGATGCCTTCCACTACCCAGTGCTTTTCGCCGCCGGATTCGTAACGGCTGAAGTGCCATGCCTCGCGAACCTGTTCGGCTGGCGCCGAGGTCGAGTCTTCGCGCAGCATGGTGTCGAAAAGAACCGTGGCGATGGTCTGATTGCCCAGAGTCTTGACTTCAAGAAGAGTGGCTTCGAGAAGCAGGATTTCCGTCTTTCCGGGGTTGGGGTCCGCCGCCGCCTGAGCCTGGATTTCGGCAAAGACGTCCTCGGAGGTGAACTGTCGCAGATCATTCAAGTCGCGGGCGTCCCAGGCCGCCTGAAGACGGGTGTATGCAGCCTTGGCGCCTTGCAGGAAGTCTTCGGCGTCAAATCCTGCCGGGTAATCGGGAGCCGTGGATGCGGCGTGCTGCTGCGAGCTGCGCAGGTTGTCCCATGCACCCCGGTTCATGTCGTGAACCCGGGCAGGTCCTCCTGCGGTCTGCGTTGCCGGTTGGCGGCTGCGCAGAAAACGCATGAGCAGAAAAAGACCTCCGCCGATGAGCAGGATGTCGATAAAAGAGATCCCGGAAAAACCGCCGCCAAAAAAGAGCGAACCGAGCAGGCCGCCCATGAGCATGCCGCCGAGAAGTCCTCCAAACATGCCGCGTCCACCCATGGGAGAGGCTCCGGGTGCTGCCTGTTTCGTTTGCGAGGAAGTGGGCGCCGCGGGTTTTTGATAGCTTTTGGAATAGGACGGCCTGCTCCCGAAAGAGCCACCGCCACCCAGACGTCTTGCTTCGGCCAGGTCAGGCATGGTCAGCAAGACAATTCCAAGGCTGAGAATGATGGCTCCCAAGAATGAGAATTTTGTCACAAGTCCTCCTTGATGAGTTTGATCCTGTAACCGATATGGGCACGGGATGGAAACTGGAAACATGAATGCGCGTTATTGGTGATTATAAT from Desulfomicrobium macestii encodes the following:
- a CDS encoding M20/M25/M40 family metallo-hydrolase, translated to MINKDRLINTFFDLVRLDSPSGQEKPVTDHLCALLRARGYDVHVDNAGTFFGGNSGNVIVRVPATGPGDAMAFSAHMDCVDPCLGVEPVLTDGIIRSASNTVLGGDDKAGISAILEALFHLEEDGIPHPELFLLFTVCEESGMFGAKHMDFSRVKAREVVVLDSSGDVGTIIVRAPSKAGMTITFHGRSAHAGIEPEKGISAIQMAANAISRMKLLRIDEETVANLGRIEGGGQTNIVPDSVTLTGEARAQSNARLMAQIEHMRLCCVEAAQEAGGNFDFSHEISYPAMDVPADSKLLHRALHACNDLNLIAAVKGTGGGSDANIFSGQGLSCINLGIGMNRVHTTDEFIRIDDMVKAVQLTAALMQR
- a CDS encoding Tim44 domain-containing protein, giving the protein MTKFSFLGAIILSLGIVLLTMPDLAEARRLGGGGSFGSRPSYSKSYQKPAAPTSSQTKQAAPGASPMGGRGMFGGLLGGMLMGGLLGSLFFGGGFSGISFIDILLIGGGLFLLMRFLRSRQPATQTAGGPARVHDMNRGAWDNLRSSQQHAASTAPDYPAGFDAEDFLQGAKAAYTRLQAAWDARDLNDLRQFTSEDVFAEIQAQAAADPNPGKTEILLLEATLLEVKTLGNQTIATVLFDTMLREDSTSAPAEQVREAWHFSRYESGGEKHWVVEGIQQLEK
- a CDS encoding carbonic anhydrase produces the protein MYIKRFVLAFLLVLAPFAAMASAPGVHPVSPDTGLKMLTEGNLRFALGQSTHPNTSFSRRLLTTTEGQAPFATVIACSDSRVPVEILFDQGVGDLFVIKVAGNVADTDEIGSAEYGVDHLGTPVLMVLGHTYCGAVTAVTTGAEVHGSIPALVDNIVPAVEKARHEHPDADTPELIVKAIEANVWQAIEDLLGKSHAIADRAKDGRVVVVGAVYDILTGKVNILGTHPRQTELLGGVTPPAHADAAMHAEPAKDVVAHAEPAHAEPAHAEPADAAHTEPAVEKAKAEGHGEAAEAPSSGGFGFFSFIVFVLLLIGAVFALDKKILNPDQN
- the gatB gene encoding Asp-tRNA(Asn)/Glu-tRNA(Gln) amidotransferase subunit GatB — translated: MRDYEVVIGLEVHAQLRTRSKIFCSCSTQFGAGPNENTCPVCTGMPGQLPVLNARAVEYAVKMAMAVDCTVNRRSLFARKNYFYPDLPMGYQISQFELPVAEHGHIVIHTEKGEKRIGITRIHMENDAGKNIHSSTDNASYVDLNRAGVPLIEIVSEPDMRSAEEAVAYLKSLRAILVYLGICDGNLEEGSFRCDANVSIRPRGQEEFGTRAELKNMNSFRNIQRAIEYEVERQIDLVEDGEQVIQETRLFDTVKGVTRSMRGKEEAHDYRYFPDPDLLPLIIEEEWMDKWRAELPELPEARCLRFQDVLGLPVYDAQVLTAEKEVADYFETALATHNEPKKISNWVMGEVLRELNDRGVTLDGCKLRPEDLAGLVKLVDDGVISGSMAKGVFKELFETGGDPEAYVKAKGLVQISDTSAIEGLVDEVLAENPSEVERYKGGDKKLTGFFVGQVMKKSKGKANPGLVNQLLAKKMG
- a CDS encoding ARMT1-like domain-containing protein — encoded protein: MSKLPDFTSVRELRYGLDPYLDAWLLHFMTENNIEPTVNPAENAQQEQLRFMVDVDDDQVFVPCSDEMFENLLHTRLSSALRQEYREKWRMLVHLARINIKDRYTRRKIFALSRHKVRQVLHAPFLIPSRFLKQLMTIFMAMSGVHDPQRREKRQANKRALDFMNSPDMTRSLYACPESNLGCSSIKHLRWELELLEMARLCRLSLRSQIWEQPDTVRDDPAFFDKICAPWPEFAEIMTRIMGPSSEQRKLKILYLPGSSGGIIFDLRLIRVLIRLGHKVILALKEGFCLDSTVIWDAEHDKALQDALGEALFVENSRMSKNELLRAQRESPLLVISDGTRERLNLWRTSVTFARSWKEADLIIAKDFPHHRRLIKNSHLFTRDILCLYRDRDGLDQVRFKEKSSRVTKITESQIVAQSDAIIAQMRTARGMGRQVMFYSAIIGSIPGQTKVALGVVNTFVSHLRSRHANLLIINPAEHFVEGMDGDDLMYMWERVQRSGFIDVWRFQTVADIETSFELMGEAVPAEWHGKDSTFSTGCTKEMNIALEMQQKHPEMQIIGPDPKRFFRRMEYGVGKYFDARITDKGRSL
- the mltA gene encoding murein transglycosylase A, which encodes MRRLLAACLCLALLCACAVAPRQPLLVEQRPGGDLAARVAATAADDPAALTRAIEHSLAYVRTRPADSKPFGTDGPACTWGELGDSLEHMRLLVPRLAEDPELLTREFRWLEVRPKPLMTGYYEPWMDGSLEPDPRFPVPIYGLPADLRSADLGRFHPRWKGQRLTYRLDEKGIAPYHSREEIDVQGALAQTETPIAWTRDFVDVFFLQVQGSGRLNLPDGSVRHVLYAGKNGHEYVSLGKVMIERGLVPAEEMSMQRIRAYLREHPHEVRELLNTNPSYVFFRLAQDGPLGAMGRTLTPMVSMATDSAFLPLGTILAVDAALPDAGGTETRTAFLGLAQDRGGAIKGSRLDLFCGAGQRAEFLAGHLQAESRVYLLLKK
- a CDS encoding NINE protein, with amino-acid sequence MQRENMVETHSTFMGYLLWVFGFTGAHRFYYGRPISGTIYFFTLGLLFIGWIVDLFLIPSMERSAALRFRPGRIDYSLAWILLTFLGVLGVHRMYMGKWVTGVLYMLTGGFFLIGYIYDFWTLNDQITVLNASNG
- a CDS encoding transporter substrate-binding domain-containing protein, whose translation is MIRILSSLVLIICLGSVSGLAQESLTCGVAIGFPPYQFAIDDEPAGFDVDVAKAVCARLGVAARFKQGKWDDVINMLLFDRIDMVVGMEVNAFRHGYFEFSTPYATRHDVVFVLANSTVSRVEDLFGLVITGDRHSFVELRWKEVGIHQKIRIMQTGSKEESMDLLARGETAAAIMPLEVGKYLAALRGLEIRTLINPDPGSDVAIALRKGHPELLSRINGALRDLQAEGKLDALARKWFSSTAPTRRN
- a CDS encoding DUF4254 domain-containing protein: MQPMDPLTLKDLLRQAWTAQLESVALWHEEEAPADLPARPGDGLVGLVLRQHLKNFLLWHVEDRARRKDVDDSVITGCKREIDGLNQQRNDLMEQVDAWLVRAVAAFAAQKALPEESRRFNTETLGAALDRLSILSLKIFHMREQTGRVDVDAGHLESCRDRLALLEAQHRDLSRSILELIDDYAQGVKSPKVYFQCKMYNDPALNPELYAAKPVAG